The following proteins are encoded in a genomic region of Dehalococcoidia bacterium:
- a CDS encoding trimethylamine methyltransferase family protein encodes MGTSLPSFQPLTLEDVKQIDRTGRRILERVGIRVNDNTFLNVMKKAGARVDYDNQRVRFEQDWLDGFLRQAPSRFTLYSRDGRNDLHLGEGNVYFANGGRVFRILDMATGGYRLTMLRDVANTAALVDHLDNIHSYIISCQAHDVKPVNYHLLDFYNAFNHTTKHVMGGCDDLHGTKQMWKLASIIAGGETKLREKPFVSVITNTISPLSIDSNTLRILNFCTTHGIPATCAPAPMAGATSPATLAGTLSQMHAESLAGVAITQVLSPGAHVLYGAVPMAMDLRTMELTIGSAEMGLMNAAAVQLAKLYNLPIYASGGITEAKRPDIQAGFEKHFSNLTVALTGADYIHLAAGMLDSGNSISYEQYVIDNEIIGMIRRILAGIKVNQDTMGFDVIEKVGPGGDFVTEDHTIDHMMDEFFYPNLSVRCNLDIWEERGRPDMLSRAHDLVQTILEEHQEGLLDLDLISEIKKAFPGSRLL; translated from the coding sequence ATGGGAACAAGTTTGCCATCATTCCAGCCGCTTACCCTTGAAGATGTGAAGCAGATCGACCGGACGGGACGCCGGATACTGGAACGCGTCGGGATCAGGGTTAATGATAATACCTTTCTCAACGTAATGAAGAAGGCAGGGGCCCGGGTCGATTATGACAACCAGAGGGTTCGCTTTGAGCAGGACTGGCTTGATGGGTTCTTAAGGCAGGCCCCCTCCCGCTTTACCCTGTACTCTCGAGACGGCAGGAACGACCTTCACCTGGGGGAAGGCAACGTCTACTTCGCCAACGGGGGGCGGGTATTCCGCATTCTCGATATGGCAACCGGCGGCTACCGTCTCACCATGTTGAGGGATGTAGCAAACACCGCCGCCCTGGTGGATCACCTGGATAATATTCATTCATATATAATCTCCTGCCAGGCACATGATGTAAAACCGGTAAACTACCACCTGCTCGATTTCTATAACGCTTTCAACCATACCACCAAGCACGTAATGGGGGGTTGCGATGATTTGCACGGCACCAAGCAGATGTGGAAACTTGCTAGTATCATCGCCGGGGGAGAGACCAAACTCCGCGAGAAGCCCTTCGTTTCTGTGATTACCAATACTATAAGTCCCCTCTCCATTGATTCCAACACATTAAGAATTCTCAATTTCTGCACCACCCACGGCATTCCCGCAACCTGTGCGCCAGCACCAATGGCTGGTGCTACCTCGCCCGCTACCCTAGCAGGGACCCTTTCCCAAATGCATGCAGAATCGCTCGCCGGTGTGGCCATCACCCAGGTACTCTCTCCCGGAGCCCATGTTCTCTATGGCGCTGTGCCTATGGCAATGGATTTACGCACCATGGAACTAACCATTGGCTCTGCAGAAATGGGTTTGATGAACGCTGCTGCGGTCCAACTGGCAAAGCTTTATAACCTGCCCATTTACGCCTCGGGCGGAATCACCGAGGCCAAAAGGCCCGACATCCAGGCTGGCTTTGAGAAGCATTTTTCCAATTTGACAGTGGCCCTGACAGGAGCAGACTACATTCACCTAGCAGCCGGAATGCTGGATTCGGGTAATTCAATCTCTTATGAACAATATGTAATCGATAACGAGATTATCGGCATGATCCGCCGCATACTAGCGGGTATTAAGGTGAACCAAGATACTATGGGCTTCGATGTTATAGAGAAAGTGGGACCCGGCGGGGACTTCGTAACCGAAGACCACACCATCGATCATATGATGGACGAATTCTTCTATCCTAATCTAAGTGTGCGGTGTAACCTGGATATCTGGGAGGAAAGGGGCCGACCGGATATGTTGAGCCGGGCCCATGACCTGGTACAAACCATCCTGGAGGAGCACCAGGAAGGGCTTCTGGACCTGGATTTGATCTCAGAGATAAAAAAGGCCTTTCCCGGTAGCCGACTTCTATAG
- a CDS encoding methyltetrahydrofolate cobalamin methyltransferase, producing MIIVGEKINTSRKSIAGAVRKRDTAFITRVARDQAKAGAHYIDVNAGTFLDQEADCLCWLVKTVQSEVDLPLCLDSPNPKALSEAIKCHRGEPMINSISLEEARFQNVLPIITSQPCHVVALCMSKTFMPTTVEERVQVGEELIGKLTDEGIPLERIYVDPLVQPVAVETHMGIATLGAISKIMNQFPGVNTVCGLSNVSFGLPERRLINRNFLALCISYGLSAAILDPTDKQLMATLLAVEMLLGRDEYCENFINAYQSGLISGG from the coding sequence GTGATCATCGTTGGAGAGAAGATCAACACCAGCAGGAAGAGCATCGCGGGAGCTGTTAGGAAACGGGACACCGCATTTATCACCAGGGTGGCCCGGGATCAGGCCAAAGCCGGGGCACATTACATCGATGTCAACGCCGGCACTTTTCTGGATCAAGAGGCTGATTGCCTCTGCTGGCTGGTCAAGACAGTACAAAGTGAAGTGGACCTGCCCCTGTGCCTGGACAGTCCAAATCCCAAGGCTCTTTCTGAAGCGATCAAATGCCACAGGGGCGAACCGATGATAAATTCCATCTCACTGGAAGAGGCCCGCTTTCAAAACGTCCTTCCTATAATCACTTCTCAGCCCTGCCACGTGGTTGCCCTCTGTATGTCAAAAACGTTTATGCCCACCACCGTGGAAGAGAGAGTCCAGGTCGGCGAGGAGCTTATAGGTAAGCTCACCGATGAGGGGATTCCCCTTGAGAGGATTTATGTGGACCCGCTGGTGCAGCCGGTTGCTGTGGAGACTCACATGGGCATCGCCACTCTGGGAGCCATCAGCAAAATCATGAACCAATTTCCCGGCGTTAATACCGTCTGTGGACTCTCCAATGTCTCTTTCGGCCTTCCCGAACGCCGCCTGATCAACCGCAACTTCCTGGCCCTTTGTATATCCTATGGTCTGTCTGCCGCCATTTTAGACCCTACCGACAAGCAGCTCATGGCAACCCTGCTGGCAGTTGAGATGCTTCTGGGCCGGGATGAATACTGCGAAAACTTCATTAACGCCTACCAAAGTGGTCTTATTAGCGGAGGATAA
- a CDS encoding M24 family metallopeptidase, with protein sequence MPKKTTPNNDPYYIDFAKRIKDIQAEMANEGIDVYLGSRLRTLSWTLGAFCPWRSYVVIPPEGLPIALTFVIDASRVADDSWLDEEHVIGYGPMGGQDQITLLSSLIEPHLSSNGGVIGIESGMGTYLPEGHITQYEYECLKGALPEARFRNIHDIVDRLSLIKDEGTINRFREASRIVDTGHQEVYKAIKDGGYKGMTETEIAGLAAYAMRKSGSEWEWSFTGGNEIASGYRTGLAAGACTPASRRNLQPGEPLTVDLHAMFKLALGDHAHNYLLAPVTKRQKWHARNFVDLVNLCLATYRPGISPSALADEMLDFCEERGFADYMVPGFEHGIGMAGDEWRIGLNDGPFPYWTNPDHRYQSGEMIICAMQYACPEENIGFRYENPILITATGCEIMSKYPLAVEEI encoded by the coding sequence ATGCCTAAGAAGACCACACCCAACAACGACCCATATTATATCGACTTCGCCAAGAGGATCAAGGATATCCAGGCGGAGATGGCCAACGAGGGAATTGATGTCTATTTGGGATCGAGGCTGAGAACCCTATCCTGGACCCTGGGTGCTTTTTGCCCCTGGCGCTCATACGTGGTGATCCCACCGGAGGGCCTGCCCATAGCCTTAACCTTCGTTATCGATGCCTCCAGGGTAGCCGATGACTCCTGGCTGGATGAGGAGCATGTTATCGGATACGGCCCTATGGGGGGTCAGGACCAGATTACCCTGCTGTCCAGCCTGATAGAGCCGCATCTCAGCAGCAATGGCGGAGTGATTGGCATTGAAAGCGGTATGGGCACCTATCTCCCCGAGGGGCATATCACCCAGTATGAGTATGAATGCTTGAAGGGTGCCCTTCCGGAGGCCCGGTTTCGTAATATCCACGACATCGTAGACCGGCTATCACTGATTAAAGACGAAGGAACTATCAATCGCTTCAGGGAAGCATCCCGCATCGTTGATACCGGGCATCAGGAGGTTTACAAAGCCATAAAAGACGGCGGCTACAAAGGAATGACGGAGACCGAGATTGCCGGACTGGCCGCATATGCAATGAGGAAGTCCGGGAGTGAATGGGAATGGTCTTTCACCGGTGGCAACGAAATTGCCTCCGGGTACCGTACCGGACTGGCAGCAGGAGCCTGTACCCCCGCATCGAGAAGGAATCTCCAGCCGGGGGAACCACTGACGGTTGACCTGCACGCTATGTTTAAGCTGGCACTGGGCGACCATGCGCATAACTACCTGCTGGCACCAGTAACCAAGCGCCAGAAATGGCATGCCCGGAACTTCGTTGACCTGGTAAACCTTTGCCTTGCGACCTACCGCCCGGGCATAAGTCCATCTGCACTCGCCGATGAGATGCTCGATTTCTGCGAGGAACGGGGGTTTGCTGATTACATGGTGCCCGGCTTCGAGCACGGGATCGGGATGGCAGGAGATGAATGGCGTATCGGCCTCAACGATGGCCCGTTTCCCTATTGGACCAACCCGGACCACAGGTATCAGTCTGGGGAAATGATTATTTGTGCCATGCAATATGCCTGCCCAGAGGAAAACATTGGGTTCCGTTATGAGAACCCAATCCTCATAACAGCAACCGGCTGCGAGATAATGTCGAAGTACCCGCTGGCAGTCGAGGAAATCTAG
- a CDS encoding cytochrome b/b6 domain-containing protein, whose product MNDDNVRVKNSRNNRRILHWVVAGAFFTLLATGLIIYTPTFSALAAGSWTRLIHRIAAVTIVSAPIIYTLVNRGAALQWLKEAAVWSRKASTTPSINSWKRKHKLLISIGFIIVVTTGTLQWFLKEIVPSSVFNVSLFIHDIAFFSAIILLLYHIYFEFYWFHWKRKYCSRCSFAYCADACPVGAMISKQDGTIERISQRCNNCRLCMENCQRNSYYKIQPKKVTQQMKTEPKQ is encoded by the coding sequence ATGAATGACGATAATGTACGTGTAAAAAATTCAAGAAACAACCGTCGAATATTACACTGGGTCGTAGCAGGAGCCTTTTTTACACTATTAGCTACCGGCTTGATTATATACACACCCACTTTCTCAGCATTAGCCGCCGGTAGCTGGACCCGTCTTATCCACCGCATCGCTGCAGTCACCATTGTGAGCGCACCTATAATCTATACATTAGTGAACCGCGGTGCCGCGCTACAGTGGCTTAAAGAAGCCGCAGTCTGGAGCAGAAAGGCCTCTACGACACCATCTATTAATAGCTGGAAGAGGAAACACAAGTTATTAATATCGATTGGTTTTATCATCGTCGTAACGACTGGAACGTTACAGTGGTTTCTGAAAGAGATAGTACCATCCAGCGTATTCAATGTGTCCTTATTCATTCATGATATCGCTTTCTTCTCCGCTATCATACTGCTGCTTTATCACATTTACTTCGAGTTCTACTGGTTTCACTGGAAGAGGAAGTACTGCAGTCGGTGCAGCTTTGCCTACTGCGCTGATGCATGCCCCGTTGGAGCCATGATTAGCAAGCAAGATGGCACCATCGAACGTATCTCCCAAAGGTGCAATAATTGCAGGCTCTGCATGGAGAACTGTCAACGTAATTCCTACTACAAGATTCAACCGAAGAAAGTAACTCAACAGATGAAGACAGAACCCAAGCAGTAG
- the glpK gene encoding glycerol kinase GlpK, which yields MKQYILSIDQGTTGTTALLIGRDGSVKGRGYAEVKQYYPQPGWVEQDPMEIWQRTLQAIEEAKGSAGASDAHIAAIGIANQRETTLLINRETGEAIGRAIVWQCRRTAPRCDELRGQSLAEMIRAKTGLVVDAYFSGTKLEWMLNNVQGVRKLAEQGKALFATVDTWLIWKLSGGSVHATDISNASRTMLFNIHTLDWDDDLLQLFGVPRTMLPRVQPSSGVFGYTRGDIPVAGVAGDQQAALFGQACFEPGMVKVTLGTGAFVLMNTGKDPAHSKHGLITTIAWGIEDNVEYALEGSIFIAGAVIKWLRDELGLIVDAAESERLADEVEDTGGVYFVPAFVGLGAPHWDMYARGTIIGLTRGTRKCHLVRAALESIAYQVCDVVKAMTSDSRLRPTEIRVDGGAAANDFLAQFQADMLGVKLLRPLTVETTALGAAYLAGLAVGFWRDRDEVASLWTAGQLFTPSMERERRKALYRGWLRALKRSKRWVK from the coding sequence ATGAAGCAGTATATCCTTTCGATAGACCAGGGAACCACCGGCACAACTGCCCTCTTAATCGGTCGGGATGGCAGCGTAAAGGGGCGTGGATATGCGGAGGTTAAACAGTACTATCCACAGCCGGGTTGGGTAGAGCAGGACCCCATGGAAATATGGCAGAGAACCCTTCAGGCAATAGAGGAGGCAAAGGGAAGCGCCGGTGCTAGCGATGCACACATCGCAGCTATCGGGATTGCCAACCAGCGCGAGACCACCCTGCTGATAAACAGGGAGACAGGCGAAGCTATAGGGCGCGCTATTGTATGGCAGTGCCGCCGCACCGCGCCCAGGTGCGACGAGCTGAGAGGTCAATCGCTGGCTGAGATGATCCGTGCCAAGACAGGCCTGGTAGTAGACGCGTACTTCTCCGGAACCAAGCTGGAGTGGATGTTGAATAATGTTCAGGGCGTGCGTAAACTCGCTGAACAGGGGAAAGCGCTATTTGCAACTGTTGATACCTGGCTAATATGGAAGCTTAGCGGCGGGTCGGTTCACGCCACCGATATTTCAAACGCGTCGCGGACAATGCTCTTCAACATCCATACCCTTGATTGGGACGATGACCTACTCCAACTATTCGGGGTCCCTCGAACCATGCTGCCGAGGGTTCAACCTTCCAGTGGTGTATTTGGCTATACCCGCGGCGATATTCCGGTGGCTGGCGTAGCTGGTGACCAGCAAGCGGCGCTTTTCGGCCAGGCCTGTTTTGAACCTGGTATGGTCAAGGTCACCCTGGGTACCGGTGCCTTCGTGCTGATGAACACTGGAAAGGATCCAGCACATTCCAAACACGGCTTGATAACCACCATAGCGTGGGGAATAGAAGACAATGTGGAGTATGCTCTAGAGGGCAGCATTTTTATTGCCGGAGCCGTTATTAAGTGGCTGAGGGATGAACTGGGGCTGATCGTCGATGCGGCGGAATCGGAGCGGTTGGCAGATGAAGTTGAGGACACAGGTGGGGTCTATTTCGTCCCTGCCTTCGTAGGCTTGGGTGCACCTCACTGGGATATGTACGCCAGAGGAACTATCATAGGTTTGACCAGAGGCACTCGCAAGTGTCACTTGGTGAGAGCGGCACTGGAGTCTATAGCTTACCAGGTGTGCGACGTGGTAAAGGCAATGACATCTGACTCAAGGCTGAGACCAACCGAGATTCGCGTGGATGGTGGAGCAGCCGCAAACGATTTCCTGGCCCAGTTCCAGGCCGATATGCTTGGTGTGAAGCTATTGCGTCCACTGACAGTGGAGACTACAGCACTGGGCGCAGCGTATCTTGCTGGTCTGGCGGTGGGGTTTTGGAGAGATCGTGACGAGGTAGCCTCGCTCTGGACCGCTGGTCAGCTCTTCACGCCTTCAATGGAACGGGAAAGGCGGAAGGCTCTTTACCGGGGCTGGCTGAGGGCTCTGAAGCGGTCTAAGCGATGGGTAAAATAA
- a CDS encoding corrinoid protein, translating into MGEYKTLMESIIKGDMKAAAAETQSSLDAGDSARSILDNGLITAMDEVGERYSKGLIFVPQMLRSAKTMQECMKVLQPFFKEGDVISKGKVLIGTVKGDLHDIGKNLVSMMLEGAGFTITDLGVDVSPDSFVQKAKEVEPDIVAMSALLSTTMPSMPKTIDALKKAGIRAKVKIMIGGAPVTDKYAHEIKADSYASDAGSAVSKAKDLLGIS; encoded by the coding sequence ATGGGTGAATACAAGACACTCATGGAATCTATAATCAAGGGAGATATGAAGGCTGCTGCGGCGGAGACTCAGAGCTCTCTGGATGCCGGCGACAGTGCTCGGAGCATCCTCGATAACGGGCTAATTACCGCCATGGACGAGGTGGGCGAGAGATATAGTAAGGGGCTTATATTCGTCCCCCAGATGCTGCGCTCCGCAAAGACAATGCAGGAGTGCATGAAAGTGCTCCAGCCTTTCTTTAAGGAAGGTGATGTCATCTCCAAGGGGAAGGTGCTGATCGGGACCGTCAAGGGCGACCTGCATGACATCGGCAAGAACCTGGTTTCCATGATGCTGGAGGGCGCCGGATTCACCATCACCGACCTGGGTGTAGATGTCTCCCCCGATAGCTTTGTCCAGAAGGCGAAAGAGGTCGAGCCGGACATCGTTGCCATGTCGGCATTGCTCTCCACCACCATGCCATCGATGCCTAAGACTATCGATGCACTAAAGAAAGCCGGTATCAGGGCTAAAGTTAAGATTATGATTGGGGGAGCACCGGTTACTGATAAGTACGCCCATGAGATCAAGGCAGACTCTTACGCATCCGATGCCGGTTCGGCCGTAAGCAAAGCCAAAGACCTGCTGGGCATTTCTTGA
- a CDS encoding DUF1638 domain-containing protein — protein MKITKISHKTSIITRIITCAVFKPAMEHLQLDYRYPHLRSTYLPSNLHLRPQYLKERLNKKIASAQKRNEKIICLYGNCFPGIEVFCQQHGAIKVPGHYCYEMLLGSERFRQLIEEIAGTYFLEKDLILNFEEYCIKPLELHDEEMRKCCFEHYQRLLYVRQPSDPDLAPRASEIAEFLSLFLETSDADYSSLEKKLIEII, from the coding sequence ATGAAAATAACGAAGATTTCCCATAAAACCTCAATCATCACACGCATTATTACCTGTGCCGTCTTCAAGCCAGCTATGGAGCATCTCCAGCTTGATTACAGATACCCCCATCTACGCTCGACCTATTTACCCTCCAATCTTCATCTGAGGCCACAATATCTAAAGGAACGCCTGAATAAAAAGATCGCTTCCGCCCAAAAAAGGAATGAGAAGATCATATGCCTCTATGGGAATTGTTTCCCTGGTATCGAAGTCTTCTGCCAACAGCACGGCGCTATCAAAGTGCCCGGGCATTACTGCTATGAAATGCTTCTCGGCAGTGAGCGATTCCGTCAGCTCATTGAAGAGATCGCAGGCACCTATTTCCTTGAGAAAGACCTTATCCTTAACTTCGAGGAGTATTGCATTAAACCGCTTGAGCTTCATGATGAGGAGATGCGAAAATGTTGTTTTGAACACTACCAGAGATTGCTCTATGTTCGGCAGCCCTCGGACCCGGATCTGGCGCCCAGGGCAAGCGAAATAGCTGAATTCCTGTCGCTATTTCTGGAGACTAGCGATGCGGATTATTCGTCTCTGGAAAAGAAACTCATCGAGATAATCTAG
- a CDS encoding trimethylamine methyltransferase family protein: MDVPTFQPRLKVLNREQAMAIHAAALEILEKTGFKMEHPGALEMLADAGCQISADWVKLPAYIFEQALSSAPKQIDLYDQKGNKTMPLADGNTFYGTGSDATFTLDLETGERRRTVLKDATNFARLVDGLENMAFAMSMANPEDVPVEDIYLYVFAEMVKNTNKPIVFIADSGRDLAKIYDIACRVVGGETKLQEKPFLLNYSEAISPLRFPQNVMEKLIFCAKKKIPICLPSGSNAGGGAPVTLAGAMALGIAENLVGLVVHQLAGKGSPFLFGPNVSVLDMKSTVVSYGCPEWSLTQAALADMRDEIYGLPIWAFAGASDAKIMDAQAGAEAMFSIISAMLSRANLIHDVGFLEYGSTSSLEMITMADELVAMSRFFTRGIPVSEQTLALEVIERVTSGGPGSIFLMDDHTFEHFMQAQFLPKLLDRSRYDSWVEAGAMDLYKRCNIEVKRILSEHQVEPKTDEVLGGIDRILYGR, encoded by the coding sequence ATGGATGTTCCCACCTTTCAACCACGGCTCAAGGTCTTGAACCGTGAACAGGCGATGGCAATCCACGCTGCCGCTCTAGAGATCCTGGAAAAGACCGGATTCAAGATGGAGCACCCCGGCGCACTGGAAATGCTCGCCGATGCCGGCTGCCAGATTTCCGCCGATTGGGTTAAGCTGCCCGCTTATATCTTTGAACAGGCCCTGAGTTCAGCCCCCAAACAGATCGACCTGTATGACCAGAAGGGGAACAAAACGATGCCACTCGCGGACGGTAATACTTTCTATGGCACCGGTTCAGACGCTACCTTCACTCTGGATTTGGAAACCGGCGAGCGTCGCCGGACGGTCCTGAAAGATGCTACCAATTTCGCCAGGCTGGTGGACGGGCTGGAGAATATGGCTTTTGCCATGTCCATGGCCAACCCCGAGGATGTCCCAGTCGAGGATATTTACCTTTATGTCTTTGCCGAGATGGTCAAAAACACCAACAAGCCCATAGTATTCATCGCCGATAGTGGCCGAGACCTCGCCAAGATTTACGACATCGCCTGCCGGGTGGTGGGTGGTGAAACTAAGCTCCAAGAGAAGCCGTTTTTACTCAATTACTCAGAGGCCATCAGCCCCCTGCGCTTTCCCCAGAACGTTATGGAAAAGCTCATTTTCTGTGCTAAAAAAAAGATACCTATTTGCCTTCCCTCCGGATCTAATGCCGGAGGCGGAGCCCCGGTCACACTTGCCGGAGCCATGGCTTTAGGTATAGCGGAAAACCTGGTAGGACTCGTCGTACATCAGCTAGCTGGCAAAGGCTCCCCATTCCTCTTTGGCCCCAACGTCAGCGTTCTGGATATGAAGTCCACCGTGGTATCATATGGTTGCCCCGAGTGGAGCCTCACACAGGCCGCCCTTGCCGACATGCGCGATGAAATCTATGGGCTGCCCATCTGGGCTTTTGCCGGGGCTTCGGATGCTAAAATCATGGATGCACAGGCAGGGGCCGAAGCCATGTTTTCTATCATAAGTGCCATGCTTTCTCGAGCCAATCTAATCCACGATGTTGGTTTCCTAGAATACGGGAGTACCTCCTCGCTGGAGATGATTACCATGGCTGACGAACTTGTTGCCATGAGCCGCTTTTTCACCCGGGGAATTCCTGTAAGTGAGCAAACCCTTGCCCTAGAGGTAATAGAAAGGGTGACAAGCGGGGGTCCCGGCTCCATCTTCCTCATGGACGATCACACCTTTGAACATTTCATGCAGGCTCAGTTTCTGCCCAAGCTTCTGGACCGCTCCCGCTATGATTCCTGGGTAGAGGCAGGAGCAATGGACCTGTATAAGCGTTGCAATATCGAGGTCAAAAGGATCCTCTCAGAACATCAAGTGGAGCCTAAAACCGATGAAGTATTAGGAGGAATCGATCGCATCTTATACGGGCGATGA
- a CDS encoding lysophospholipase, producing MEHTEGRFSGCRGLTLYYRCWLPETEAKSILLVVHGWAEHSGRYTNLVDHLVPKGYAIYAHDHRGHGMSEGRRGYVERFSDYLDDLETFIRIVKNEYADTKIFLVGHSMGATVATAYTATGTHQQDLAGLILSGVGVKPGQSLSSALIPLARLMSILTPKVGVMVLDASAISQDRAVVDAYINDPLVYRGKITCRFGAEMLNTLQELPSEMSQINIPILIMHGTADRLCDPDGSQLLYERVSSKDKTLKLYEGFYHEIFNEPGHKQVLADMGAWLDTRI from the coding sequence ATGGAGCATACAGAAGGTAGGTTCTCAGGGTGCAGAGGACTTACCCTTTACTATCGGTGCTGGTTGCCGGAGACGGAAGCGAAGTCGATCTTGCTGGTGGTGCACGGCTGGGCCGAGCACAGCGGGCGATATACAAACCTGGTCGATCACCTCGTACCAAAGGGCTATGCTATCTATGCCCACGACCATCGAGGTCATGGCATGTCAGAGGGCAGGCGGGGCTACGTTGAGCGGTTCTCAGACTATCTGGATGACCTCGAAACATTTATCCGAATAGTAAAAAATGAATATGCTGACACGAAGATTTTCCTTGTTGGCCACAGCATGGGAGCTACGGTAGCCACTGCCTATACGGCTACGGGCACTCATCAACAGGATCTGGCCGGGCTCATCCTTTCTGGAGTGGGTGTTAAGCCTGGCCAAAGCCTGTCATCTGCGCTGATTCCACTGGCTCGATTAATGTCCATTTTAACTCCAAAGGTGGGTGTGATGGTTCTTGACGCCTCTGCCATTAGCCAGGATAGGGCTGTCGTGGATGCATACATAAATGACCCGCTGGTCTACCGGGGTAAGATCACATGCCGCTTTGGCGCAGAGATGCTTAATACGTTACAAGAGCTACCGTCTGAGATGTCGCAGATTAACATACCCATATTGATTATGCATGGGACCGCTGATCGCCTGTGTGATCCTGATGGTAGCCAACTGTTGTACGAGCGGGTTAGCTCGAAGGACAAGACACTTAAGCTCTATGAGGGTTTCTACCACGAGATTTTCAACGAGCCGGGGCACAAGCAGGTGCTGGCCGACATGGGAGCGTGGCTAGATACTCGAATTTGA
- a CDS encoding SCP2 sterol-binding domain-containing protein — MGAEKYKYLSPEWAEEVCRRVNEKLSPERMKHITSSMLTVNTSCPDGKDRAVYYEIVDGVVTDVSIREGELTRAEFTITADYELFARISRGELKARAALMSGKMKLKGPLVKALRLSPLVDRLNEVIATIPTEY; from the coding sequence ATGGGAGCGGAGAAGTACAAGTACTTAAGTCCGGAGTGGGCAGAGGAAGTCTGCAGGCGTGTCAACGAGAAACTTAGCCCAGAGCGGATGAAGCATATCACCTCATCCATGTTGACAGTAAATACCAGTTGCCCTGATGGAAAGGACCGGGCAGTCTACTACGAGATTGTCGATGGTGTTGTAACCGATGTTTCTATCAGGGAGGGTGAATTGACCCGGGCTGAGTTTACCATTACCGCAGATTACGAGCTATTTGCCAGGATTTCTCGGGGAGAGCTCAAGGCGAGGGCAGCGCTTATGTCTGGAAAGATGAAACTCAAAGGACCCCTGGTAAAAGCGCTGCGATTGTCACCGCTTGTTGACCGGCTGAACGAGGTGATAGCCACCATACCCACAGAGTATTGA
- a CDS encoding Crp/Fnr family transcriptional regulator has translation MAVPVEFLQSIPHFSGLSPAEFDSIKELIFEKTLQRGELVLIEGGPAEVLYFVASGAVKVFKSSAEGKEQILRIVRPGESINDVSIFDGGPNLTSAQAMGSVVLYGIRRGELEVILRDHPQVALNVNKVLAGKVRILASLVEDLSFRPVIGRVAKILLEHARDGDGPLPRLTQQEMAAMAGTVREVVGRSLKALEDEGAIRLERHRIVITDQEALKDMVDAYS, from the coding sequence ATGGCTGTTCCAGTAGAGTTTTTACAGTCCATCCCCCACTTTTCGGGGCTCAGCCCCGCTGAATTCGATTCGATCAAGGAATTAATCTTTGAGAAAACCTTGCAGCGAGGGGAGTTGGTCCTGATCGAGGGGGGGCCCGCTGAGGTATTATATTTTGTAGCCTCCGGCGCGGTGAAGGTGTTCAAGAGCTCAGCCGAGGGTAAAGAGCAGATCCTGCGCATCGTGCGCCCCGGAGAGTCCATCAATGATGTTTCCATCTTCGATGGTGGCCCAAACCTCACCAGTGCCCAGGCGATGGGGTCGGTGGTTCTTTATGGAATAAGAAGGGGTGAACTGGAGGTTATCCTCCGGGATCACCCGCAGGTAGCCCTTAATGTCAATAAGGTCCTGGCAGGAAAAGTACGCATCCTTGCGTCACTGGTCGAGGACCTGTCCTTCAGACCAGTTATTGGTAGGGTAGCCAAGATACTCCTGGAACACGCCAGAGATGGAGACGGCCCCCTGCCGCGGCTCACCCAGCAGGAGATGGCAGCCATGGCGGGCACCGTCCGCGAGGTAGTCGGCAGGTCGCTCAAAGCCCTGGAAGATGAAGGGGCGATCAGGTTGGAACGCCACCGCATCGTAATTACCGATCAAGAAGCCCTTAAAGACATGGTGGACGCATATTCTTGA